A genome region from Aestuariivirga litoralis includes the following:
- the ccmD gene encoding heme exporter protein CcmD gives MDWLAHNSGFVIAAYAISGICLVALVIGVVGLDRQRARALKNQKN, from the coding sequence ATGGACTGGCTGGCCCACAATTCAGGTTTTGTGATTGCCGCCTATGCCATTTCAGGCATTTGCCTTGTCGCACTCGTCATAGGCGTGGTTGGGTTGGATAGGCAACGCGCCCGCGCACTCAAAAACCAGAAGAACTAA
- a CDS encoding cob(I)yrinic acid a,c-diamide adenosyltransferase, giving the protein MVVLNRIYTRTGDKGETALGSGERVSKASLRIAAYGTVDETNACVGVARLSTTRDDLMKLDLMLMRIQNELFDLGADLCVPDRGEKLDYEPLRILPKQYERLEKEIDELNADLSPLRSFVLPAGHAAAAQLHMCRTVCRRAERLIVELAAQDNEPVSEGAIAYINRLSDFFFVASRWVNAKAGNGDVLWVPGKTR; this is encoded by the coding sequence ATGGTTGTTCTCAATCGCATTTATACCCGCACCGGCGACAAGGGCGAGACGGCTTTAGGCTCAGGCGAGCGCGTGTCCAAGGCCTCGCTGCGCATCGCCGCTTACGGCACCGTCGATGAAACCAATGCCTGTGTCGGCGTGGCGCGGCTTTCGACCACCCGCGATGATCTGATGAAGCTCGATCTGATGCTGATGCGCATCCAGAACGAATTGTTCGATCTGGGCGCTGATCTCTGCGTGCCGGACCGGGGCGAGAAGCTGGATTATGAGCCGTTGCGCATCCTGCCCAAGCAATATGAGCGGCTGGAAAAAGAGATCGATGAGCTGAATGCCGATCTTTCTCCGCTGCGGTCGTTTGTGCTGCCTGCTGGCCATGCGGCAGCGGCGCAATTGCATATGTGCCGCACGGTGTGTCGCCGAGCTGAACGCTTGATCGTTGAGCTTGCTGCGCAGGACAATGAGCCGGTGAGCGAGGGCGCCATTGCCTATATCAACCGGCTTTCGGATTTCTTCTTCGTCGCCTCCCGCTGGGTGAATGCCAAGGCCGGCAACGGCGATGTGCTTTGGGTGCCGGGGAAGACGCGCTAG
- a CDS encoding LysE/ArgO family amino acid transporter: protein MLQAFLAGLALGGGLIVAIGPQNAFVIRQGILNSYVFWMCLLCSVSDAILIWGGTFGLGTLLALLPQLLTVMRYGGALFLLWYGIKALLRALHPHALEESPEKVRSLASALALCAAFTWLNPHVYLDTVVLAGSIANARPAGEQAPFALGASLASFIWFFAIGYGAKALRQPLSQPSVWRGIDFAIAAIMFWLAVKLLIGG from the coding sequence ATGCTCCAAGCTTTCCTGGCAGGCCTCGCCCTGGGCGGCGGGCTCATTGTGGCGATTGGGCCGCAGAATGCCTTTGTGATCCGGCAGGGCATCCTCAATTCCTATGTGTTCTGGATGTGCCTGCTTTGCTCGGTGTCTGATGCCATCCTGATCTGGGGCGGCACTTTTGGGCTGGGCACGTTGCTGGCTTTGCTGCCGCAATTGCTGACGGTGATGCGTTATGGCGGTGCACTGTTCCTGCTGTGGTATGGTATCAAGGCGCTCCTGCGGGCGTTGCATCCCCATGCCCTGGAAGAAAGCCCTGAAAAAGTGCGCAGCCTGGCTTCGGCTTTGGCGCTTTGCGCTGCCTTCACCTGGCTCAATCCGCATGTCTATCTTGATACCGTGGTACTGGCGGGTTCCATTGCCAATGCGCGGCCTGCGGGTGAGCAGGCGCCGTTTGCGCTGGGCGCCTCGCTGGCGTCGTTCATCTGGTTCTTCGCCATCGGCTATGGGGCAAAGGCCTTACGTCAACCGCTTTCCCAGCCTTCTGTCTGGCGGGGCATTGATTTTGCCATTGCGGCCATCATGTTCTGGCTGGCGGTGAAACTGTTGATCGGCGGTTGA
- a CDS encoding inner membrane-spanning protein YciB: MTDVKISQGQKLALDLGPLLAFFVANWQLGLLWATAVLMAATFVSLAISYYLTRKINKFALVGAVFVGLFGAITLYLQDPWYLKLKVTLIEGFFAFILLAGLYFKRIFLKDMMGSAIEMPDDAWRTLTIRWAVFFAAMGIVNIVIWNFFSTEVWVAFKAFGLLICTLVFALANAPFMAKYIKD; this comes from the coding sequence ATGACTGATGTAAAAATCTCACAGGGCCAGAAACTGGCGCTGGACCTTGGGCCACTGCTGGCCTTCTTTGTGGCCAATTGGCAACTCGGGCTGCTGTGGGCCACGGCTGTGCTGATGGCTGCAACCTTCGTGTCGCTGGCGATCAGCTATTACCTGACGCGCAAGATCAACAAGTTTGCTTTGGTGGGTGCGGTGTTTGTGGGCCTGTTCGGCGCCATCACGCTTTATCTGCAGGACCCGTGGTATCTGAAACTGAAGGTGACGCTGATTGAAGGCTTCTTCGCTTTCATCCTGCTGGCCGGGCTTTACTTCAAGCGCATCTTCTTGAAAGACATGATGGGTTCGGCGATTGAGATGCCGGATGATGCATGGCGCACACTGACCATCCGCTGGGCTGTCTTCTTCGCGGCGATGGGCATCGTCAATATCGTCATATGGAATTTCTTCAGCACTGAAGTGTGGGTGGCCTTCAAGGCTTTCGGCCTGTTGATCTGCACGCTGGTTTTTGCGCTTGCGAATGCGCCGTTCATGGCGAAATACATCAAGGACTGA
- the dapF gene encoding diaminopimelate epimerase translates to MSLPFRKMNGLGNDFVVLDARAKPLAISEAQARAIADRKTGIGCDQLIVLERSPVADVRMRIWNAEGGEVPSCGNASRCIADLVFDEKQAEIATIETKGGMLTAKKAGTHLVTIDQGKPKFGWKDIPLSEAFPDTRHIELQIGPIDKPLLHSPSVVNVGNPHCIFWVDDLDVVDFAKVGPMIENHPMFPERANISLAKVVARDHVLLKVWERGAGLTQACGTAACATMAAGHRIKIIDAKCKITLPGGDLLMAVNEDNGHILMTGPAALDFEGTLPEGLL, encoded by the coding sequence ATGAGCCTCCCTTTCCGGAAAATGAACGGTCTCGGCAATGATTTTGTCGTGCTTGATGCGCGGGCGAAGCCGCTTGCCATTTCGGAAGCACAGGCGCGCGCCATCGCTGACCGCAAGACTGGCATTGGTTGCGACCAGTTAATCGTGCTGGAGCGTTCGCCCGTGGCCGATGTGCGGATGCGCATCTGGAATGCCGAAGGTGGTGAAGTGCCGAGTTGCGGCAATGCCTCGCGCTGCATCGCTGACTTGGTGTTCGACGAGAAGCAAGCTGAGATTGCCACTATCGAAACCAAGGGTGGCATGCTGACGGCGAAAAAGGCCGGCACGCATCTGGTCACCATTGATCAGGGTAAGCCGAAATTTGGCTGGAAGGATATTCCGCTTTCTGAAGCGTTCCCTGATACGCGCCATATCGAATTGCAGATTGGCCCAATCGACAAGCCACTGCTGCATTCGCCGTCAGTGGTGAATGTGGGCAATCCGCATTGCATCTTCTGGGTGGATGATCTCGACGTGGTGGATTTCGCCAAGGTCGGCCCGATGATTGAAAATCATCCGATGTTCCCCGAGCGCGCCAATATCTCGCTGGCAAAAGTGGTGGCGCGCGATCATGTTCTCCTGAAAGTGTGGGAGCGTGGTGCGGGCCTCACGCAGGCTTGCGGTACGGCGGCGTGTGCCACGATGGCGGCGGGGCACCGGATCAAGATCATCGATGCGAAGTGCAAGATCACCTTGCCGGGCGGTGATCTGTTGATGGCCGTGAATGAAGACAACGGCCACATCCTGATGACGGGGCCGGCGGCGCTGGATTTTGAAGGCACGCTGCCGGAAGGGCTGTTGTGA
- the ftsY gene encoding signal recognition particle-docking protein FtsY: MAGFFKKLFNRITGKPDEAPPPAEQAALPAPEPEVEVIVAPEPAPAEPEVREKAPAKPKAPSKKEPPAKKEPPPKKTSSPKKAEPEKEEAKKAPAKKAEPEKPAPRTKKAEPEKPVAKAKKPQLAPEPVVEEPIVEIAPVIVEPPPPPPPAPVPAVVEAPQRSGWFSRLKDGLSKSSKGISGSITAIFTKRKLDKETLQDLEDTLIQADLGLAVAERIIARVSDGRYDKEVDPEEVKQILASEVAKVLKPVEVPFNFGAEKPFVIMVVGVNGSGKTTTIGKLGSIAAAEGFKVMFAAGDTFRAAAIEQLTVWGQRIGAETISRPTGADAAGLAFDALKQAQDSKTDILFIDTAGRLQNKAHLMDELDKLVRVIKKLDAGAPHAVLLVLDATTGQNALAQAEVFTKVAGVTGLIMTKLDGTARGGILVAIAEKFKLPIHAVGVGEQIDDLQPFDAEGFARAIAGLDEK, translated from the coding sequence ATGGCCGGCTTCTTCAAGAAACTGTTCAACCGGATCACCGGCAAGCCGGATGAAGCTCCGCCGCCGGCAGAACAAGCCGCGCTGCCCGCGCCCGAACCTGAAGTGGAAGTAATTGTTGCGCCTGAACCGGCGCCTGCTGAACCCGAAGTAAGGGAGAAGGCTCCGGCCAAACCGAAGGCACCCTCCAAGAAAGAGCCTCCTGCAAAAAAGGAGCCGCCGCCGAAGAAAACGTCTTCACCGAAAAAGGCCGAGCCGGAAAAAGAAGAAGCAAAAAAGGCTCCTGCCAAGAAGGCGGAGCCTGAAAAACCTGCGCCCAGGACGAAGAAGGCTGAGCCGGAAAAGCCGGTAGCAAAAGCCAAGAAGCCTCAACTTGCGCCAGAGCCTGTTGTTGAAGAGCCGATTGTTGAAATTGCGCCGGTTATCGTTGAGCCACCACCACCTCCGCCTCCCGCACCTGTGCCTGCCGTTGTGGAAGCGCCGCAGCGCAGTGGCTGGTTCTCGCGCCTCAAGGATGGCCTGTCGAAATCCTCCAAGGGGATTTCCGGTTCCATCACTGCGATCTTCACCAAGCGGAAGCTCGACAAGGAAACGCTGCAGGATCTGGAAGACACGCTCATTCAAGCCGATCTGGGCCTTGCTGTCGCCGAGCGCATCATCGCGCGGGTTTCAGATGGTCGCTATGACAAGGAAGTTGATCCGGAAGAAGTGAAGCAGATTCTCGCCTCCGAAGTGGCCAAGGTTTTGAAGCCCGTTGAAGTGCCGTTCAATTTCGGGGCGGAGAAGCCATTCGTCATCATGGTCGTCGGGGTGAATGGCTCGGGCAAGACCACCACGATCGGCAAGCTGGGGTCAATCGCAGCGGCGGAAGGATTCAAGGTGATGTTTGCCGCCGGTGATACATTCCGCGCTGCAGCCATTGAGCAACTCACCGTTTGGGGCCAGCGCATCGGTGCTGAGACTATCTCGCGCCCGACCGGGGCTGATGCGGCGGGCCTGGCTTTTGATGCACTGAAGCAGGCGCAGGATTCGAAGACCGATATTCTGTTCATCGACACCGCCGGCCGCCTGCAGAACAAGGCGCATCTGATGGATGAGCTGGACAAGCTGGTGCGCGTCATCAAGAAGCTCGATGCGGGCGCACCGCATGCGGTGTTGCTCGTGCTGGATGCGACGACTGGGCAGAACGCCTTGGCCCAGGCCGAAGTGTTCACCAAGGTGGCCGGCGTGACGGGCCTGATCATGACCAAGCTTGATGGCACGGCGCGCGGCGGCATCCTCGTTGCCATTGCCGAGAAATTCAAACTTCCCATTCATGCCGTGGGCGTGGGCGAGCAGATCGACGATCTGCAACCCTTCGATGCCGAGGGTTTTGCGCGGGCGATTGCCGGATTGGACGAAAAATGA
- a CDS encoding electron transfer flavoprotein subunit beta/FixA family protein, translating into MKVLVAVKRVVDYNVKIRVKADGSGVELANVKMSMNPFDEIGVEEAIRLKEAGKATEVVVVSIGPAQTQETLRTALAMGADRAILVKHDEYVEPLGVAKILKGVVEAEKPEIVITGKQAIDDDCNQTGQMLAALLGWPQAAFCSKIELGSGDATITREIDGGLQTLKVKTPLIVTTDLRLNQPRYASLPNIMKAKKKPLDEKTPADYGADVKPRLKVVKTEDPPKRASGVKVKSVAELVSKLKEAGAI; encoded by the coding sequence ATGAAGGTTCTGGTCGCGGTCAAGCGCGTCGTTGATTACAACGTCAAAATTCGTGTGAAGGCGGATGGTTCGGGTGTCGAGCTGGCCAATGTCAAAATGTCGATGAACCCGTTCGATGAAATCGGCGTCGAAGAGGCGATCCGCCTGAAGGAAGCTGGCAAGGCCACGGAAGTGGTGGTGGTTTCCATCGGCCCGGCCCAGACGCAGGAAACCCTGCGCACGGCACTCGCCATGGGTGCTGACCGTGCCATCCTTGTGAAGCATGACGAATATGTCGAGCCGCTGGGCGTGGCCAAGATTCTCAAGGGCGTTGTCGAGGCCGAGAAGCCGGAAATCGTAATCACCGGCAAGCAGGCCATCGATGACGACTGCAACCAGACAGGCCAGATGCTGGCTGCGCTGCTGGGCTGGCCGCAGGCGGCTTTCTGCTCGAAGATCGAACTCGGTTCCGGCGATGCCACGATCACCCGCGAAATCGATGGTGGCTTGCAGACGCTGAAAGTAAAGACGCCGCTGATCGTGACGACGGATTTGCGCCTGAACCAGCCGCGCTATGCTTCGCTGCCGAACATCATGAAGGCCAAGAAAAAGCCGCTCGATGAAAAGACCCCGGCGGATTACGGCGCTGACGTGAAGCCCCGCCTGAAGGTGGTGAAGACCGAAGACCCGCCAAAGCGCGCTTCTGGCGTGAAGGTGAAATCGGTCGCTGAACTCGTTTCGAAACTCAAAGAAGCAGGAGCAATCTGA
- the mtaB gene encoding tRNA (N(6)-L-threonylcarbamoyladenosine(37)-C(2))-methylthiotransferase MtaB, whose translation MKEAQLHTFGCRLNTFESEIMRGHAEKAGLKDVIIFNTCAVTAEATRQARQAIRKAAKENPGAQIIVTGCAAQTEAETFAAMPEVTRILGNEEKLQASAWLPATNRPRVDVSDIMQVKETRPPVIDRLTGRTRAFVQVQNGCDHRCTFCIIPFGRGNSRSVPIADAVEQVRRLAAEGHNEIVLSGVDLTSWGADLEGAPKLGRLLSTMLRQVPELKRLRLSSIDSIEADEELIEVIAGEARIMPHLHLSLQSGDNMILKRMKRRHNREHTIAFCEDLRSKRSDMVFGADIIAGFPTETDEMFENSLRIVDECALTFLHVFPYSPRPGTPAAKMPPVDREIVKRRAALLRAKGEARLQAFLAAEVGATRDILVETPSIGRTPHFALAKFETAMVPGAVIKAKVVSVSASHLMVGM comes from the coding sequence GTGAAGGAAGCCCAGCTCCACACGTTCGGCTGCCGCCTCAACACATTTGAGAGCGAGATCATGCGCGGCCATGCCGAAAAGGCCGGCCTGAAAGACGTGATCATTTTCAATACCTGCGCGGTGACGGCGGAAGCGACGCGGCAGGCACGGCAGGCGATCCGCAAGGCCGCCAAGGAAAATCCCGGCGCGCAGATCATCGTGACGGGCTGTGCGGCGCAGACGGAAGCGGAAACTTTCGCCGCTATGCCGGAAGTAACGCGCATTCTGGGCAATGAAGAAAAGCTGCAGGCCTCGGCCTGGCTGCCTGCCACCAACCGCCCACGCGTTGATGTATCCGACATCATGCAGGTGAAGGAAACGCGGCCACCGGTGATTGACCGGTTGACCGGGCGCACGCGCGCTTTTGTTCAGGTGCAAAATGGCTGCGACCATCGCTGCACCTTCTGCATCATTCCGTTCGGCCGCGGCAATTCACGCTCGGTGCCGATTGCCGATGCGGTTGAGCAGGTGCGCAGGTTGGCGGCGGAAGGTCACAATGAGATTGTGCTGTCCGGCGTGGACCTGACGAGCTGGGGTGCTGACCTTGAAGGTGCGCCGAAGCTGGGGCGGTTGCTTTCAACGATGTTGCGCCAAGTTCCTGAGTTGAAACGCCTGCGCTTGTCGTCGATTGATTCCATCGAAGCGGATGAAGAACTGATTGAAGTGATCGCAGGCGAGGCACGGATCATGCCGCATCTGCATCTTTCGCTGCAGAGCGGCGACAACATGATTTTGAAGCGCATGAAGCGCCGCCATAACCGCGAGCATACGATTGCGTTCTGCGAAGACTTGCGTTCGAAGCGCAGCGATATGGTGTTCGGGGCGGACATTATTGCCGGTTTCCCAACCGAGACGGACGAGATGTTCGAAAACTCGCTTCGCATCGTGGATGAATGCGCGCTGACCTTCCTGCATGTGTTCCCTTATTCGCCACGGCCCGGCACGCCAGCGGCCAAGATGCCGCCCGTGGACCGCGAGATCGTAAAGCGTCGCGCCGCCTTGCTGCGCGCCAAGGGTGAAGCGCGGCTGCAGGCTTTTCTCGCCGCTGAAGTGGGTGCCACGCGCGACATTCTGGTGGAAACGCCATCGATCGGCCGCACGCCCCATTTTGCATTGGCGAAGTTTGAAACCGCCATGGTGCCGGGTGCGGTGATCAAGGCCAAGGTGGTTTCCGTCTCGGCGTCCCATCTGATGGTGGGGATGTAA
- a CDS encoding DUF3224 domain-containing protein: MRYSGTFKVQNFKPRDLKPMPEVTTALPVGVTTFDKTYEGEIEGRSSTIFVAAYDPAKGGTYIAMESFEGALSGKKGAFNFWHAATTSGKDRSGENFNIVPGSGTGALAGINGSGSIVIDADGTHRVFFEAEGV, translated from the coding sequence ATGCGCTATTCCGGCACGTTCAAAGTTCAGAATTTCAAGCCCAGGGATCTCAAGCCCATGCCCGAAGTGACGACCGCGTTGCCAGTCGGTGTGACCACTTTCGACAAGACTTATGAGGGCGAGATCGAAGGCCGGTCATCGACCATCTTTGTCGCCGCGTATGATCCCGCCAAGGGTGGCACTTATATTGCGATGGAAAGTTTCGAGGGCGCGCTGTCTGGGAAGAAGGGTGCGTTCAATTTCTGGCACGCAGCGACGACCAGCGGCAAGGACCGCTCGGGCGAAAATTTCAACATCGTTCCGGGAAGTGGGACGGGTGCTCTGGCCGGGATCAACGGTTCAGGCAGCATCGTAATTGATGCAGATGGCACGCACCGGGTGTTCTTCGAAGCAGAGGGCGTCTGA
- a CDS encoding 3-hydroxybutyryl-CoA dehydrogenase, with amino-acid sequence MTKIVKVGVIGAGQMGAGIAQVCASSGYDVLLNDQTAERVHAGIKSVAMNFDRRIKSGKATEEQKVAALGKIKSAPDLAAFKDCDLVIEAATEKEAVKKQILENVAAHLKPDCIIGTNTSSLSITRLAASTGRPEKFMGIHFMNPVPMMELVELIRGIATNEAVFQQVNEFVGSLGKTIAVSEDFPAFIVNRILLPMINEAIYTLYEGVGSVEAIDKAMKLGAHHPMGPLELADFIGLDTCLSIMQVLHEGLSDSKYRPCPLLVKYVEAGWLGRKVKRGFYDYSGETPVPTR; translated from the coding sequence ATGACAAAAATCGTAAAAGTCGGCGTGATCGGTGCCGGGCAAATGGGCGCTGGCATCGCGCAGGTCTGCGCCTCGTCGGGCTATGATGTGCTGCTGAACGACCAAACGGCCGAGCGCGTGCATGCCGGCATCAAAAGTGTCGCCATGAATTTTGACCGCCGCATCAAATCCGGCAAGGCCACCGAAGAGCAGAAGGTTGCAGCACTCGGCAAGATCAAGTCGGCGCCCGATCTGGCAGCCTTCAAGGATTGCGATCTGGTGATCGAGGCGGCTACCGAGAAGGAAGCTGTGAAGAAGCAGATTCTGGAAAATGTCGCGGCACATCTGAAACCGGATTGCATCATCGGCACCAACACATCTTCGCTTTCGATTACGCGGCTCGCAGCCTCCACTGGTAGGCCGGAAAAATTCATGGGCATACATTTCATGAATCCGGTGCCGATGATGGAACTGGTCGAACTGATCCGCGGCATTGCCACTAATGAGGCGGTGTTCCAGCAGGTGAATGAATTTGTGGGCTCGCTGGGCAAGACGATTGCCGTGTCGGAAGATTTCCCGGCCTTCATCGTCAACCGCATTCTGCTGCCGATGATCAATGAAGCGATCTACACGCTGTATGAGGGCGTGGGCAGTGTTGAGGCCATCGACAAGGCGATGAAGCTGGGTGCGCATCACCCGATGGGACCCTTGGAGCTGGCCGATTTCATCGGGCTGGATACGTGCCTCTCGATCATGCAGGTGTTGCATGAGGGCTTGTCGGATTCGAAATACCGGCCGTGCCCGCTGCTGGTCAAATATGTCGAGGCCGGCTGGCTGGGCCGCAAGGTGAAACGTGGATTCTACGACTATTCCGGCGAAACCCCGGTGCCGACGCGCTGA
- a CDS encoding MarR family winged helix-turn-helix transcriptional regulator yields the protein MSVQKEIKPFARSFSHLLKRAVQYSVHLYMEEVGKSGLTHRQFTVLAAVDSFEGKSQTELVKVTGIDRSTLADVVARLMAQGYLQRKRSKEDARTNAIRLTPVGKKMLRGCQSGAEDIDRKLLAHFAGPDRKVVLECLAGLGAEMDKIDANTPEPENAAGNGKVKLKRKPVV from the coding sequence ATGTCGGTACAAAAAGAAATAAAGCCGTTCGCACGTTCCTTCTCACACCTGCTCAAGCGGGCGGTGCAGTACTCTGTGCATCTCTATATGGAAGAAGTGGGCAAGAGCGGGCTGACGCACCGTCAGTTCACTGTTCTCGCCGCCGTCGATAGTTTTGAAGGCAAGAGCCAGACAGAGCTGGTGAAAGTCACCGGCATTGACCGTTCGACTTTGGCTGACGTGGTGGCGCGCCTGATGGCGCAGGGCTATCTGCAACGCAAGCGCTCCAAGGAAGATGCGCGCACCAATGCCATCCGCCTCACGCCTGTCGGCAAGAAGATGCTGCGCGGCTGCCAATCAGGCGCCGAAGATATTGACCGCAAGTTGCTGGCGCATTTTGCAGGGCCGGATCGCAAGGTGGTTCTGGAATGCCTGGCTGGTCTTGGTGCCGAGATGGACAAGATCGACGCCAATACGCCGGAGCCTGAAAATGCGGCGGGCAATGGCAAGGTCAAACTGAAGCGCAAGCCTGTCGTTTAG
- a CDS encoding electron transfer flavoprotein subunit alpha/FixB family protein: protein MAVLLIAEHDNATLKDATHKALSAAAKMGGDVHVLVAGHKADAAAAAAAKLAGVKKVLHIDTPDLERPLAEAMAANIVALAGAYDHIVAPATGNGKNFMPRAAALLDVMQVSDISDVVSPDTFVRLIYAGNAVQTVQSTDAKKVITVRTASFPAAAEGGSAAIEKVAAAANPGLSSYVSENLTQSDRPELTSAKIIVSGGRGMQSGENFKMLEAVAKKLNAAVGASRAAVDAGYVPNDYQVGQTGKVVAPDLYIAVGISGAIQHLAGMKDSKTIVAINKDDEAPIFQVADYGLVADLFTAVPELEKAL from the coding sequence ATGGCTGTTCTTCTCATTGCTGAACATGACAATGCGACCCTCAAGGACGCAACCCACAAGGCGCTGAGTGCTGCTGCCAAGATGGGCGGCGACGTGCATGTGCTGGTGGCTGGCCACAAGGCTGATGCTGCCGCTGCTGCCGCTGCAAAGCTGGCTGGGGTGAAGAAGGTTCTTCACATCGATACGCCTGATCTGGAGCGCCCGCTGGCGGAAGCCATGGCTGCCAATATTGTGGCGCTGGCTGGCGCTTATGATCACATCGTTGCGCCCGCTACTGGCAACGGCAAGAATTTCATGCCGCGCGCTGCCGCTTTGCTTGACGTGATGCAGGTTTCGGATATTTCTGACGTGGTCTCGCCCGACACTTTCGTGCGCCTGATCTATGCTGGCAATGCCGTGCAGACCGTGCAGAGCACCGATGCGAAGAAGGTCATCACCGTGCGCACCGCGTCGTTCCCGGCTGCTGCCGAGGGTGGTTCTGCTGCGATTGAGAAAGTCGCTGCTGCGGCCAATCCGGGGCTTTCGTCTTACGTTTCGGAAAACCTCACGCAGTCGGATCGTCCTGAGCTGACCTCGGCCAAGATCATCGTATCGGGTGGGCGTGGCATGCAGTCGGGCGAGAACTTCAAGATGCTTGAAGCTGTCGCCAAGAAGCTCAACGCCGCCGTCGGCGCCTCGCGCGCTGCTGTCGATGCGGGTTATGTGCCGAATGACTATCAGGTCGGCCAGACCGGCAAGGTAGTTGCGCCCGATCTTTACATCGCTGTGGGTATCTCGGGTGCGATCCAGCATCTCGCCGGCATGAAGGATTCCAAAACCATCGTCGCCATCAACAAGGATGACGAGGCGCCGATCTTCCAGGTGGCGGATTATGGCCTGGTGGCCGATCTGTTCACTGCGGTGCCGGAACTTGAAAAGGCTCTCTGA